In Zingiber officinale cultivar Zhangliang chromosome 6A, Zo_v1.1, whole genome shotgun sequence, a single genomic region encodes these proteins:
- the LOC121996917 gene encoding probable methyltransferase At1g29790 isoform X1: MAVGMGLYLLLLLATVATNILSLYHLSSIRGLPTVATNSASPDVPDHLLHQLYAIRATISHLTRLRSNSSSTSASSRTAPPPELLVYARIAPFASACSDHPDLLHRYMNYTPYTACPHDDARGLAEALILRGCHPLPRRRCFSPTAPNPPTSLPSDAFAPLPDAAVLWPSSASCRSFSCLPASLGFDPKVESIRFLSAHSVLDISLTQLLSLARSSGSAPIRLGLDVGGGTGTLAAQLRRLANATLLTITLDLGAPYSEAAALRAVVPMHAPLQQRFPVQDGVLDLVRTGHAVNRWIPVPALEFLLYDADRVLRAGGMLWVDHFFCRGGDLDAVYAPIITRLGYRRIKWAVADKTDTRGLKNGEVYLTALLQKPLRFPLSLESRLLPTRSGSVEEKRW; the protein is encoded by the exons ATGGCGGTCGGAATGGGCCTCTACCTTCTTCTCTTGCTCGCCACGGTTGCCACCAATATCCTCTCCCTCTATCATCTCTCCTCCATTCGAGGCCTCCCTACCGTCGCAACTAACTCCGCTTCCCCCGACGTCCCTGACCACCTCCTCCATCAGCTCTACGCCATCCGCGCCACTATCTCCCACCTCACCCGCCTTCGCTCCAACTCCTCCTCCACTTCCGCCTCCTCCCGCACCGCGCCTCCGCCGGAGCTTCTTGTCTATGCTCGCATCGCCCCCTTCGCCTCTGCCTGCTCCGACCACCCCGACCTCCTCCACCGCTACATGAACTACACCCCCTACACAGCCTGCCCCCACGACGACGCTCGCGGCCTCGCCGAGGCCCTTATCCTCCGCGGTTGCCACCCACTCCCTCGCCGTCGTTGCTTCTCCCCCACCGCCCCGAACCCTCCAACCTCACTCCCTTCCGATGCCTTCGCCCCCCTTCCCGACGCCGCCGTCCTCTGGCCTTCCTCCGCTTCCTGCCGCTCCTTTTCCTGCCTCCCCGCCTCCCTCGGCTTCGACCCCAAGGTCGAATCGATTCGTTTCCTCTCCGCCCACTCCGTCCTCGATATCTCCCTCACCCAGCTACTCAGCCTCGCCAGATCCTCCGGCTCCGCCCCGATACGCCTCGGCCTCGACGTCGGCGGCGGCACCGGCACTCTCGCGGCGCAGCTCCGGCGGCTCGCCAATGCCACGTTGCTGACCATCACGCTGGATCTGGGGGCGCCCTACAGCGAGGCGGCCGCTCTCCGGGCGGTGGTTCCGATGCACGCGCCGCTGCAGCAGCGGTTCCCGGTCCAGGACGGGGTTCTGGATCTGGTGCGCACGGGCCACGCCGTGAACCGGTGGATCCCGGTGCCGGCCTTGGAGTTCCTGCTGTACGACGCCGACCGGGTGCTTCGCGCCGGCGGGATGCTGTGGGTGGACCATTTCTTCTGCCGTGGCGGCGACCTGGACGCCGTGTACGCCCCCATCATCACGCGTCTCGGTTACCGCCGTATCAAGTGGGCCGTGGCCGACAAGACCGACACCCGCGGCCTCAAGAACGGGGAGGTGTACCTCACCGCCCTCCTCCAAAAGCCATTGCGATTTCCTCTTTCTCTGGAATCAAGGCTTCTTCCAACTAG ATCTGGTTCTGTGGAAGAAAAGAGGTGGTAG
- the LOC121996917 gene encoding probable methyltransferase At1g29790 isoform X2, with amino-acid sequence MAVGMGLYLLLLLATVATNILSLYHLSSIRGLPTVATNSASPDVPDHLLHQLYAIRATISHLTRLRSNSSSTSASSRTAPPPELLVYARIAPFASACSDHPDLLHRYMNYTPYTACPHDDARGLAEALILRGCHPLPRRRCFSPTAPNPPTSLPSDAFAPLPDAAVLWPSSASCRSFSCLPASLGFDPKVESIRFLSAHSVLDISLTQLLSLARSSGSAPIRLGLDVGGGTGTLAAQLRRLANATLLTITLDLGAPYSEAAALRAVVPMHAPLQQRFPVQDGVLDLVRTGHAVNRWIPVPALEFLLYDADRVLRAGGMLWVDHFFCRGGDLDAVYAPIITRLGYRRIKWAVADKTDTRGLKNGEVYLTALLQKPLRFPLSLESRLLPTRN; translated from the exons ATGGCGGTCGGAATGGGCCTCTACCTTCTTCTCTTGCTCGCCACGGTTGCCACCAATATCCTCTCCCTCTATCATCTCTCCTCCATTCGAGGCCTCCCTACCGTCGCAACTAACTCCGCTTCCCCCGACGTCCCTGACCACCTCCTCCATCAGCTCTACGCCATCCGCGCCACTATCTCCCACCTCACCCGCCTTCGCTCCAACTCCTCCTCCACTTCCGCCTCCTCCCGCACCGCGCCTCCGCCGGAGCTTCTTGTCTATGCTCGCATCGCCCCCTTCGCCTCTGCCTGCTCCGACCACCCCGACCTCCTCCACCGCTACATGAACTACACCCCCTACACAGCCTGCCCCCACGACGACGCTCGCGGCCTCGCCGAGGCCCTTATCCTCCGCGGTTGCCACCCACTCCCTCGCCGTCGTTGCTTCTCCCCCACCGCCCCGAACCCTCCAACCTCACTCCCTTCCGATGCCTTCGCCCCCCTTCCCGACGCCGCCGTCCTCTGGCCTTCCTCCGCTTCCTGCCGCTCCTTTTCCTGCCTCCCCGCCTCCCTCGGCTTCGACCCCAAGGTCGAATCGATTCGTTTCCTCTCCGCCCACTCCGTCCTCGATATCTCCCTCACCCAGCTACTCAGCCTCGCCAGATCCTCCGGCTCCGCCCCGATACGCCTCGGCCTCGACGTCGGCGGCGGCACCGGCACTCTCGCGGCGCAGCTCCGGCGGCTCGCCAATGCCACGTTGCTGACCATCACGCTGGATCTGGGGGCGCCCTACAGCGAGGCGGCCGCTCTCCGGGCGGTGGTTCCGATGCACGCGCCGCTGCAGCAGCGGTTCCCGGTCCAGGACGGGGTTCTGGATCTGGTGCGCACGGGCCACGCCGTGAACCGGTGGATCCCGGTGCCGGCCTTGGAGTTCCTGCTGTACGACGCCGACCGGGTGCTTCGCGCCGGCGGGATGCTGTGGGTGGACCATTTCTTCTGCCGTGGCGGCGACCTGGACGCCGTGTACGCCCCCATCATCACGCGTCTCGGTTACCGCCGTATCAAGTGGGCCGTGGCCGACAAGACCGACACCCGCGGCCTCAAGAACGGGGAGGTGTACCTCACCGCCCTCCTCCAAAAGCCATTGCGATTTCCTCTTTCTCTGGAATCAAGGCTTCTTCCAACTAG AAATTGA
- the LOC121996916 gene encoding ATPase family AAA domain-containing protein 3-B-like: MAGFRSAMLASAVASAALAVEHAYADGGSFRFPPFSNPSPPAPPASDSARPGPPPPHPAEAPPKEEPRVRNDNPRTSAAGFDPEALERGAKALREINNSSQAKKVFELLKKQEETRQEESAAKKAEFQALQAQHETDRQRVIYEEQKKLVQQQAQTKAQMARYEDELARKRMQAEHESQRARNQELVKLQEESSIRQEQIRRATEEQIQAQRRQTEREKAEIERETIRVKALAEAEGRAHEAKLAEEVNKRMLIERANAEREKWISAINTTFDHIGGGLRAILTDQNKLIVAVGGVTALAAGVYTTREGARVVWGYVDRILGQPSLIRESSRGKYPWSGFFSRVVSSASNKLKGKDSGKKGHGLGDVILHPSLQKRIEQLANATANTKTHQAPFRNMLFYGPPGTGKTMAARELSQKSGLDYALMTGGDVAPLGSQAVTKIHQLFDWAKKSKRGLLLFIDEADAFLCERNKTYMSEAQRSALNALLFRTGDQSKDIVLVLATNRPGDLDSAVADRIDEVLEFPLPGEEERCKLLKLYLDKYIAKAGQSKSGWFSLFRPQQEKIVIKGISDEVIREAAAKIEGFSGREIAKLMASVQAAVYGSKECELNSELFREVVDYKVAEHQQRRKLAGSETLGKSM, from the exons ATGGCGGGTTTTCGGTCGGCAATGTTGGCCTCCGCCGTCGCTTCGGCAGCCCTCGCGGTGGAGCATGCCTACGCCGACGGCGGCTCCTTCAGGTTCCCTCCATTCTCCAATCCATCTCCGCCTGCTCCTCCAGCTTCCGACTCTGCCCGACCTGGTCCGCCGCCTCCGCATCCGGCTGAGGCCCCGCCGAAGGAGGAGCCTCGTGTTCGTAACGACAATCCTCGCACTTCTGCCGCGGGTTTCGATCCGGAGGCCCTGGAGCGGGGGGCCAAGGCCTTGCGGGAGATCAACAATTCGTCGCAGGCTAAAAAG GTGTTTGAGTTATTGAAGAAACAAGAAGAGACAAGGCAAGAAGAGTCGGCGGCAAAGAAGGCAGAGTTTCAGGCCTTGCAAGCTCAGCATGAAACT GACAGGCAAAGGGTAATCTATGAGGAACAGAAAAAGTTAGTCCAACAACAGGCCCAAACAAAGGCTCAAATGGCTCGATATGAAGATGAATTAGCAAGAAAGAGAATGCAG GCAGAGCATGAGAGTCAAAGGGCAAGAAATCAAGAGCTTGTGAAATTGCAAGAAGAATCATCAATTAGACAAGAACAGATTCGTCGTGCTACAGAGGAACAGATTCAAGCACAGCGTAGACAGACAGAGCGAGAAAAGGCAGAGATTGAACGTGAAACTATCAGAGTGAAAGCATTGGCAGAAGCTGAAGGAAGAGCACATGAAGCAAAACTAGCTGAAGAAGTAAACAAAAGAATGTTGATAGAACGGGCAAATGCTGAGAGAGAGAAGTGGATATCAGCAATTAATACAACCTTTGACCATATTGGAG GTGGCTTAAGAGCGATACTCACCGACCAGAACAAGTTGATTGTAGCTGTTGGAGGTGTAACTGCTCTTGCTGCGGGGGTTTACACAACAAG AGAAGGTGCAAGAGTTGTCTGGGGATATGTTGACCGAATCTTGGGTCAACCATCACTAATCAGAGAGTCATCCCGAGGAAAATACCCCTGGTCTGGTTTTTTCTCTCGGGTTGTTAGCTCTGCATCAAACAAATTGAAAGGGAAAGATTCAGGAAAGAAGGGACATGGTTTAGGTGATGTAATTCTCCATCCATCCCTCCAAAAAAGAATCGAACAACTTGCCAATGCAACTGCAAACACAAAGACTCATCAGGCTCCATTTCGTAACATGCTCTTTTATGGCCCCCCTGGTACAGGAAAGACTATGGCCGCACGAGAATTATCTCAAAAATCT GGCCTAGATTATGCATTGATGACTGGAGGTGACGTTGCACCATTGGGTTCACAAGCCGTGACCAAAATACATCAATTGTTTGATTGGGCCAAGAAATCCAAAAGAGGTTTGCTTCTTTTCATCGATGAGGCGGATGCATTCCTGTGTGA GCGCAATAAGACCTACATGAGTGAAGCCCAAAGGAGTGCTCTTAATGCTCTCCTTTTCCGCACTGGGGACCAATCGAAGGACATTGTGCTTGTCCTAGCCACCAACCGACCTGGCGATCTTGACTCTGCTGTTGCAGATCGCATTGATGAGGTACTTGAATTCCCATTGCCCGGGGAAGAAGAGCGATGCAAATTGCTCAAGTTGTATCTGGACAAATATATTGCCAAGGCTGGGCAGAGCAAGTCTGGTTGGTTTAGTTTATTCCGGCCACAACAGGAGAAAATAGTCATCAAAGGCATATCAGACGAGGTGATTCGAGAAGCTGCTGCCAAGATTGAAGGATTTTCTGGTAGGGAAATTGCGAAGCTGATGGCCAGTGTTCAGGCCGCTGTCTATGGAAGCAAAGAGTGCGAATTGAATTCTGAGTTGTTTCGGGAGGTTGTGGATTATAAAGTTGCAGAACATCAGCAGAGGAGAAAGCTTGCTGGTTCCGAGACTCTTGGGAAAAGCATGTAA